TTCCTCAAAAGCGTCACCCAACAGCTCTCCGCCATCGAAACCAAATGGGCAGCCCTGGACAACGCGTGGCTCCAACTCGCCCAAACCAAGGAACTTAAGCCTTACCTCGCCCAACTCGAGCGTATCCACAGTTTCGATATCCTTCCCGCCGAACAGAAAGCAGCCCTCTCCCAAACCCTTCGCCTGAAAGACGCTTTCGCCAACCTGAAAAGCAGCCAAAGCATCTTCTCCAGCGCGGAAGCCGCAGCCGCATTTCCCGGAAACGAAAGCTACCTCGACACCAACGTGGAGCTCAGCGCCGAGGAACGCGCCTACCTCACCCGCCTGCAAGACCTCGATAGCTTCGCCAACATCTACCAATCGACAGTGCAGTACTTCGAGGGCGACGCCGATCCGCAAAGCGAATACCGCATCTACCTCGTCGAGCCAATTTCCAAGTCCGACTCCGAGCAAACGGACTCCAGCGTGACCTTCACCTTTAGCGTACGCGGCTTCGACGAGTTTGGAAATCCCGAACCTGCGCCACGCCAAATCCAATTCATCAGCCGCGCGGACGGATCCTTCTGGGGCTTCTTCTACAAGCCTTCAACTCTGTCACCAGAATCCGAATACTATCAACGCTCGATATCCAACACCTTGACCCACCTGCTAGGCGGAGCAAACCGGCTCGCCATCCTCGACCAGCTCGCCGACCTGGAAAAGCAAACGGACCTTAGCCCCGCTTTCCGCGTCTACTGGCAACAGCAATTCGTCAACTTCACCCAGCTGCACCCCTGGAAGTGGGGGCTCGCGCTTAGCCCCACCCTCAAGAAGCACGCAGCCCAACTGGAAAAGCTTCCCCGGAGCGAGGAAAACGAACGGCTCTGGCTCTCCATCATTGAACAAACCGTCCCTTCTCCCGATATCAGCATCCTTGCCAAGAAGGAGCTGGGCGAACTACCACGCAAAGAAATCACCGCCCTCTCCAAACTCTACCAAAACGCGGCCAACGGACAGTATCTGCTCGCTGGATACGTACTCGCGGACGGCAAGGTCGACCTCCTGCAAGGCACCGACTCCAATGCCGCCCTCTGGAGCGTCAACGCCCTCACCGGCAGCATCGATCGCATCCAGCCGGACCAGAAGCTCACCCCCTACGCCCCCGTGCTCGTCTACGCTCTCGCCGGTGGCGACACCCCTCAAAAGCAACTCGAAAAAGCCGCTTTCGCATCCGGCCTCAAGCTGCGGGAAGCCCCCTACGCCCAACTCCTTCCCGCCCTCTACCGGTAGGAGCTGGAGGGACCGCTTCCACGCGGTCCGAACCCCGATCCGTCGGAAGCGACCTTCCCAGGGGCACTCAGCTCGCCGAACGCGTACCGCGGCACGCCATGCAAGATCCCCTCACCCTTTACTTCTACCACCGTTCCGGAAAGTGGAACGGAAAGCACGGCGAACGCTACACCGTCTTCGACTCCACAGGCGTCACTCTTGCGGAAGGCCTCGGCCGACAAAAAAGCTTGGTCCTGCAACTCGAAGTCGCCACTCCTGCCGGCCCGCTGCGCTTCAACAACCAACTCCGCAAAACCTTCGCCTTCAGCGGCAAGGTCGACGCCCTCCTTCCCGACGGTTCGCTTTCAGCAATCGTCACCCGCAGCCTCAAGGTTCTCGGAGCCGACGAGGAAGAGCTGCTGCGCCTGCAAGATCCCACCAGTTGGAAGGAAAACCTCGCCGAGTCGCTCGTCGACGCCCTCGGCAACGCTCTCCTTTCCGGCGGCGACACTCCCGGCGGAAGCGCTCGCCATCGCTACCTCCTTCTGCGCAACGATGCTCCCTGCGGCGCCTTGACCCGAGAGAAACTCCCTTTCTTCCCCCAAGCGCCCCGCGAGCCAGGCCCCCTTGGCAAACGCCTACGCAAACTGCTTCCCAAGCGCTGGACAGCGCCCCAAACGCCTCACGCCTGGAGCCTGAGAATCCAATCGCCTGACACCCTGCGGATCTCCGAGCCCGCCCTCCTCAATTCCTTGGCCACGCTTCTTGAGCTGATACGCTGGTCCCGATAGCTTCCGCTCAAATTTCTACCCCGTTCAGGACCGATTTCGATCAAATGTATGAGCGAGATCGATACAAGGCGGCCAAGCTGTCAAAAAGTCGCGAAGCGGTCCCTATCAGCCCCTCCGGCGCGAGCGCTGCTGAAAAGACGTCCAACTCTTTTTTCCCATGCAAGTGCTCGAATCCCAGTCCCAATCCCTTTCCAAACGGCTCGAGTCCCTTATCGCAGAGATCGAACGTTCCGCCAAGATGGCGAAAATGGTTTCCATGAACGCCAGCGTCATCGCCGTGCGCAGCCGCACCGACTCCAGCGAGGCCTTCGCCTTCGAAGCGGTCGCCTCCCAAATCATGGACATCAGCGAAGCCTCCCTCAACCGCATCGAAGGCCTGCGCGAAATCCTGCGCGAGATGGACAGCCTCACCTCCATCATCAACAAAGCGGGCCGCCAGCGCATGCTCTCCCAACGCTACATGAAGCTCGCCCTCACCGCCCGCCTCGCCGGCGACTCCCAAGCAAACGCGGACCAGCAAAAGTTAAGACAGCTCTTCGAGACCAGCTTGCGCGAGCTGCTGCAGTGCCCGCTCAATAGCCAGCAAGTCACCCAACAACTGCAGCACACCCAAACCTGCTGGGAATCCTTCTTGCAGAGCATCGAGCAAAACGATTTCGAAGCCGCCACCCAAAAGAACGAAATCGTGCTCACCGAGATGAACAAAGCCGTCGTCCTCTACGAAAAGCTCGTGCACGACAAGTAGAGGCCGCGACCTGTGTGAGCGTGCTTGTCACGCGATTCTCACCGAACCACTGTTGGAGCCTTGTGGGAAATGGCCTTGCGCCACGATTCTCACCTTTATCGCGGCGCAAGGCCGCTTCCCACGCCAACAGAACCATGCCATCCCCCACAATCCGCCCCGCCACCGACAGAGACGGCGCCGCTATCGCCGCCATCTACAACCACTACATTGCGAGCACCGTCGTCACCTTCGAGGAGCTCGCAGTCGACGCGACAGAGATGGCCGCTCGCATTGCCAAGGTCCAAGCCGCCCACCT
This region of Pelagicoccus enzymogenes genomic DNA includes:
- a CDS encoding type IV pili methyl-accepting chemotaxis transducer N-terminal domain-containing protein, with protein sequence MQVLESQSQSLSKRLESLIAEIERSAKMAKMVSMNASVIAVRSRTDSSEAFAFEAVASQIMDISEASLNRIEGLREILREMDSLTSIINKAGRQRMLSQRYMKLALTARLAGDSQANADQQKLRQLFETSLRELLQCPLNSQQVTQQLQHTQTCWESFLQSIEQNDFEAATQKNEIVLTEMNKAVVLYEKLVHDK